One segment of Drosophila ananassae strain 14024-0371.13 chromosome 3R, ASM1763931v2, whole genome shotgun sequence DNA contains the following:
- the LOC116654943 gene encoding uncharacterized protein LOC116654943 codes for MASLDDFFNKLNRKHPTLQDDLRGILKSAQSDSPQRSITLSQIRAAYTQRLGQDFPVKGGTRSQMAYMLTIPYICCFSTQIGTMRFFSIEANQE; via the exons ATGGCTTCATTGGACGAtttctttaataaattaaaccgAAAACATCCCACTCTACAAGACGACTTGCGTGGAATTCTGAAAAGTGCACAAAGTGACTCACCACAACGTTCCATTACTTTATCCCAAATACGTG CTGCTTATACTCAACGACTTGGACAGGATTTTCCCGTCAAGGGTGGAACGCGGTCTCAAATGGCTTATATGCTCACCATCCCATATATCTGTTGTTTCAGCACACAAATTGGCACAATGCGATTTTTTAGCATCGAGGCTAACCAGGAATAA
- the LOC26513880 gene encoding uncharacterized protein LOC26513880 isoform X1, whose product MRSGESTGRVGENSKDKRRGREQGGTRENGKWCKNGGIHDGNGDENAICRRPLQCIVVHMLCTSSSSSPALHVYLCIHQVEHHRPPPSDGATGSCPTLGDNFKLVNPLWRTWIRMHEELSAGPGA is encoded by the exons ATGCGATCCGGAGAAAGCACGGGGAGAGTGGGTGAAAATTCTAAAGACAAGAGAAGAGGGAGGGAGCAGGGGGGCACAcgggaaaatgggaaatggtGCAAAAACGGGGGGATCCACGATGGCAATGGTGATGAGAATGCCATATGCCGGAGACCGCTTCAGTGCATCGTTGTGCACATGCTGTGCACGTCGTCATCGTCTTCCCCGGCGTTGCATGTGTATCTGTGTAT CCACCAAGTAGAGCACCACCGCCCACCACCGTCAGATGGCGCCACCGGCAGTTGCCCGACGCTCGGCGATAATTTCAAGTTGGTAAATCCACTTTGGCGCACATGGATCCGCATGCACGAGGAGCTTAGTGCTGGACCCGGTGCTTAA
- the LOC26513880 gene encoding uncharacterized protein LOC26513880 isoform X2, with the protein MPETASVHRCAHAVHVVIVFPGVACVSVHQVEHHRPPPSDGATGSCPTLGDNFKLVNPLWRTWIRMHEELSAGPGA; encoded by the exons ATGCCGGAGACCGCTTCAGTGCATCGTTGTGCACATGCTGTGCACGTCGTCATCGTCTTCCCCGGCGTTGCATGTGTATCTGT CCACCAAGTAGAGCACCACCGCCCACCACCGTCAGATGGCGCCACCGGCAGTTGCCCGACGCTCGGCGATAATTTCAAGTTGGTAAATCCACTTTGGCGCACATGGATCCGCATGCACGAGGAGCTTAGTGCTGGACCCGGTGCTTAA